From a single Calothrix sp. NIES-2098 genomic region:
- a CDS encoding molybdopterin-guanine dinucleotide biosynthesis protein A: protein MTNNKLTAIVLAGGQSSRMGQDKALIPIQGIPMLQRVFSIAQACADTVYVVTPWPERYQHLLLPGCQFIQELPSSPSSLSSHTPHTSHPPSSPSHGPLVGFAQGMAQVQTEWVLLLACDLPKLKVEVLQAWITRLDSVGDDAIAALAHHAKGWEPLCGFYRRRCLPELLDFINQGGRSFQQWLKQHPVQVLPVLEAEMFFNCNTPEDLTGNE from the coding sequence ATGACAAATAACAAATTAACAGCCATCGTTCTCGCTGGTGGCCAAAGTTCTCGTATGGGTCAGGATAAAGCCTTGATTCCAATTCAAGGAATACCAATGCTACAGCGTGTTTTTAGTATTGCTCAAGCTTGTGCTGATACCGTTTATGTGGTCACTCCCTGGCCAGAACGTTATCAACACTTGCTTCTACCTGGTTGTCAATTTATCCAAGAATTACCTTCATCCCCCTCTTCCTTGTCCTCTCATACTCCCCACACTTCCCACCCTCCCTCATCCCCCTCCCACGGGCCACTAGTGGGTTTTGCACAAGGAATGGCGCAAGTACAAACCGAATGGGTGCTGTTGCTGGCTTGCGATTTACCTAAGTTAAAGGTTGAGGTGTTGCAAGCATGGATAACTAGACTTGATAGTGTGGGAGATGATGCGATCGCTGCATTGGCTCATCATGCTAAAGGATGGGAACCTCTGTGCGGTTTTTACCGCCGTCGCTGTTTACCAGAACTCCTAGATTTTATCAATCAAGGCGGGCGATCGTTTCAACAGTGGTTAAAACAACATCCCGTGCAAGTTCTCCCAGTCCTAGAAGCAGAAATGTTCTTTAACTGTAATACGCCAGAAGATTTAACTGGCAATGAATAG
- a CDS encoding periplasmic binding protein, translating into MYSRWLLSALALLLSVFLAACNNANIQQPLTQLPTNAHSQELPKESVKRVVALSSLAADIIYQLDKSKLVGITGSKLFKDDPRLTNIPRVSEGQSPPNLEKIIALKPDLAIGAEGFSNQPIQKLQQLGIKTLLTQVKSWESLEKLTRTLAELINADPQPLLNSYNNFLADKPIDSPSTLAIVSRQPILAPNKNSWAGDLLAKFQAKNLVAELQGKSPISGYVTLSAEKVLEANPEVLIVVNNADPQLLESLKKETFWQQLQAVKNNRVYTFDYYGLVNPGSIDAIKKACQQLTQALSTPARS; encoded by the coding sequence ATGTATAGTCGTTGGCTATTATCTGCTTTAGCACTTTTATTGAGTGTATTTTTAGCTGCTTGTAACAATGCAAATATTCAGCAGCCATTGACACAACTACCTACTAACGCTCACTCTCAGGAATTACCAAAAGAATCTGTCAAAAGAGTTGTGGCTCTTTCCTCTCTTGCGGCGGATATTATCTATCAACTCGATAAATCAAAGTTAGTAGGTATAACTGGTAGTAAATTATTTAAAGACGATCCCAGGTTAACTAATATTCCTCGCGTGAGTGAGGGTCAAAGTCCGCCTAACTTAGAAAAAATTATCGCTCTCAAACCAGATTTAGCGATTGGTGCGGAAGGATTTTCTAACCAACCAATTCAAAAATTACAACAGTTAGGGATCAAGACTCTTCTTACCCAAGTTAAGAGTTGGGAATCATTAGAAAAATTGACTCGAACCTTGGCTGAATTAATCAATGCCGATCCTCAGCCTTTATTAAACAGCTACAATAACTTTTTAGCAGATAAACCCATCGATAGTCCTTCTACTTTAGCCATAGTTAGTCGTCAACCGATTTTAGCACCGAATAAAAACAGTTGGGCTGGGGATTTACTAGCGAAATTTCAAGCAAAAAACCTCGTAGCAGAATTACAAGGAAAAAGTCCCATCAGTGGGTATGTGACGCTTTCAGCAGAGAAAGTTCTAGAAGCAAATCCAGAGGTCTTAATAGTTGTCAATAATGCAGATCCACAACTTCTAGAATCTTTGAAAAAAGAAACATTTTGGCAACAACTGCAAGCAGTAAAAAATAATCGGGTTTATACTTTTGACTATTACGGGCTGGTAAATCCAGGTAGTATAGATGCAATAAAAAAAGCTTGTCAGCAATTAACGCAAGCTTTATCTACACCAGCAAGAAGTTAG
- a CDS encoding ATP-dependent Clp protease proteolytic subunit ClpP, with the protein MIPIVIEQSGRGERAFDIYSRLLRERIVFLGQQVDNSIANLIVAQLLFLDAEDPEKDIYLYINSPGGSVTAGMGIFDTMKHIRPDVCTICTGLAASMGAFLLSAGTKGKRMSLPHSRIMIHQPLGGAQGQATDIEIQAREILYHKKRLNDYLAEHTGQPLERIAEDTERDFFMSPEEARDYGLIDQVIDRHSAGSRPMAVV; encoded by the coding sequence ATGATTCCTATAGTCATTGAACAATCGGGTCGCGGCGAACGCGCCTTTGACATCTACTCACGGCTCTTACGTGAGAGGATCGTCTTTTTAGGACAACAGGTTGATAACTCCATAGCGAACTTGATTGTTGCCCAATTACTGTTTTTGGATGCTGAAGACCCGGAGAAAGATATTTATTTGTACATCAATTCTCCAGGTGGTTCAGTGACTGCCGGTATGGGCATTTTTGATACTATGAAGCATATTCGCCCTGATGTCTGTACCATTTGTACCGGATTAGCTGCCAGCATGGGCGCTTTCTTGCTCAGTGCGGGTACTAAAGGTAAGCGGATGAGTCTACCCCATTCCCGGATTATGATTCATCAACCTTTAGGTGGTGCGCAAGGACAAGCAACTGATATTGAAATTCAGGCGCGAGAAATTTTGTATCACAAAAAGCGGTTGAACGACTATTTAGCCGAACACACGGGTCAACCTCTTGAACGCATTGCGGAAGATACGGAACGCGACTTTTTCATGTCGCCGGAAGAAGCAAGAGACTATGGCTTAATTGACCAAGTTATTGACCGTCATTCCGCAGGTAGCCGACCAATGGCTGTTGTTTAG
- a CDS encoding short-chain dehydrogenase/reductase SDR, translating into MNIQGKIALVTGASRGIGRAIAVELAKQGAKRLLLLARDRQQLTEVAMEIEALGVEAVILPLDLTQLVEVNIALAQAWRDYGPIDLLVNCAGVAHQVPFLKSQLLQVQEEINVNLIGMYTITRLIARRMAVQRQGRIVNVSSLMGKVAAPSMATYSATKFAILGFTQALRGELAAHNIQVMALLPSLTDTHMVRDLQWFRWVVPMTPEKVAHALITGLHKESPEILVGWQSYLAVWCNRIAPMLLEMLLMMASPIYRDGQKRFPTPRSMPSASFGSVTN; encoded by the coding sequence ATGAACATTCAAGGAAAGATAGCTCTTGTTACCGGAGCGAGTCGCGGAATTGGCCGAGCGATCGCTGTAGAACTGGCAAAACAAGGAGCAAAACGTCTGTTGTTGCTGGCGCGCGATCGCCAACAGTTAACTGAAGTCGCTATGGAAATTGAGGCACTAGGAGTGGAAGCTGTTATCTTACCGTTGGATCTGACTCAGCTAGTGGAGGTGAACATTGCACTAGCTCAAGCTTGGCGAGACTATGGCCCAATTGATCTACTTGTCAACTGTGCTGGAGTAGCACACCAAGTTCCCTTTTTAAAGTCCCAACTATTACAGGTGCAGGAAGAGATCAACGTTAATTTAATTGGAATGTACACTATTACTCGCCTGATTGCGCGTCGGATGGCAGTACAACGACAAGGAAGGATTGTGAATGTTTCCAGCTTAATGGGTAAAGTTGCAGCACCATCAATGGCTACCTATTCAGCTACTAAGTTTGCGATTTTAGGTTTCACCCAAGCTTTACGTGGTGAACTAGCAGCACATAATATTCAAGTGATGGCTTTGCTACCATCTCTAACCGATACTCACATGGTGCGAGATTTACAGTGGTTTCGCTGGGTAGTGCCGATGACTCCGGAAAAAGTAGCTCACGCACTCATTACTGGACTACATAAAGAATCCCCTGAGATATTGGTGGGATGGCAAAGCTATTTAGCGGTGTGGTGTAACCGTATTGCTCCCATGCTGTTGGAAATGCTTTTAATGATGGCGTCTCCCATATATAGAGATGGACAAAAGCGATTTCCTACTCCCCGATCGATGCCTAGCGCTAGTTTTGGATCTGTCACAAACTAA
- a CDS encoding extracellular ligand-binding receptor, protein MNSQKETKLLILSLLLTIGVLGLGFWLWNQFSGKSLNSLLPGNNQQSTSGATSARISTGEKILVIADTSPDKEAGVQAFAKSDFATATAKFKASLLKNRNDPEALIYLNNSQAKNSKSLKIAVSVPIGGNLDVAKEILRGVAQAQDEVNRSGGINGNLLQVAIANDDNQPSQSQQIATELVKDTSILAVVGHNSSNASIAAAPIYQQGGLVTISPSSTAQNLSGIGSYIFRTVPSNGSFAERLASYTIKTARKTNIAICADSQSIDTQSFKDEFIKGIVAGGGKVNSTNCDIASANFDPNTLISQFIGSGADSLVLAPNVDRINKALELAAANNGKLTLFASHTLYTFKTLQVGKADVNGLVLPVPWHPQAIPANPFVQNAVKLWGGNVNWRTATAYDATIAIAKGLQQTSTRDGLETVLHSSSFSVNGATGKIQFLPSGDRSGAAILVKVQPSSKSATGYDFVPL, encoded by the coding sequence ATGAATTCTCAAAAAGAAACCAAGCTGCTAATTTTATCTCTGCTGTTGACTATTGGTGTATTAGGTTTAGGCTTCTGGTTGTGGAATCAATTCTCAGGTAAGAGTTTAAATTCCTTACTACCGGGTAATAATCAGCAATCAACTTCAGGAGCTACATCAGCAAGAATCAGTACAGGAGAGAAAATATTAGTAATTGCTGACACTAGTCCTGATAAAGAAGCTGGAGTACAAGCCTTTGCTAAGAGTGATTTTGCCACAGCTACAGCTAAGTTCAAAGCATCTCTGCTCAAAAATCGCAACGATCCTGAAGCCTTAATTTATCTAAATAATTCCCAAGCCAAAAATAGCAAATCCCTGAAAATTGCTGTTAGCGTACCTATTGGCGGGAATCTAGATGTGGCCAAAGAGATTTTGCGAGGTGTGGCTCAAGCTCAAGATGAGGTAAATCGCAGTGGCGGCATCAATGGTAATCTACTGCAAGTGGCGATCGCTAACGATGATAATCAGCCAAGTCAATCTCAACAAATTGCCACTGAGTTAGTCAAAGATACCAGTATTTTAGCTGTAGTCGGACATAATTCTAGTAACGCTTCGATTGCGGCTGCGCCAATTTATCAGCAGGGAGGGTTAGTAACTATCTCTCCTAGCAGCACTGCTCAAAATCTTTCTGGGATTGGTAGCTATATATTTCGTACTGTTCCTAGTAACGGTTCGTTTGCTGAACGCCTCGCTAGTTACACAATCAAAACGGCACGTAAAACCAACATTGCTATTTGTGCTGATTCGCAATCGATTGATACTCAATCTTTTAAGGATGAGTTTATCAAAGGTATAGTGGCGGGTGGTGGTAAAGTTAATTCTACAAATTGTGATATTGCTAGTGCGAATTTTGACCCCAATACATTGATTTCACAATTTATTGGTAGTGGCGCGGATAGTTTAGTGTTAGCTCCGAATGTAGATAGAATTAACAAAGCTTTAGAACTAGCAGCCGCCAATAACGGCAAATTAACGCTGTTTGCTAGCCATACACTTTACACATTTAAAACTTTGCAGGTGGGAAAAGCTGATGTTAATGGCTTAGTGTTACCTGTACCTTGGCATCCTCAGGCAATTCCTGCCAATCCTTTTGTGCAAAATGCTGTGAAACTTTGGGGTGGCAATGTTAATTGGCGCACAGCTACAGCTTATGATGCGACTATAGCGATCGCTAAAGGTTTACAACAAACTAGTACTCGCGATGGCTTGGAAACGGTGCTGCATAGTTCTAGTTTCTCAGTAAATGGAGCTACAGGTAAAATTCAATTTCTCCCGTCAGGCGATCGCAGTGGCGCAGCTATCTTAGTTAAGGTGCAACCTAGTAGTAAATCTGCTACTGGCTATGACTTTGTGCCATTGTAG
- a CDS encoding WD-40 repeat-containing protein, protein MAAEDSHRLEEDFIEAKNNWELEKLYVDLASAKGKALTPVEKKFLRGLLCGCSPAEIAKVVYQSGTSSTVRVYLSNGLYKYIEEMLSNQVGDSVKVKTWSRVTQLLEKAGYKKGWFNLQSGISPIKVHKDMELDLLAHQSTQLENNSESITNSVFYGRRQELAQVRAWILQERCRVVVILGMGGIGKTAFSVKLAEEIQDGFEYVIWRSLQFAPPLEVLLDQLIQLISPASHTNSAETVESKISQLIDCLRSYRCLIVLDRVDSILGCGDNDGLQEYPTLTTNSAGIQNLLTPLITPIRYRRGYEGYGELIRRLGDLPHQSCVVFTSREKPQEIAALEGEELPVRSLKLTGLNPEESILILKAKGLTNKSSPEECQVLIERYAGNPLFIKFVTTTIQELFDGNIAEFIEQGTIVFGDIRTTFDQQFNRLSQLEKHLLYWLSLHPNFISVRDLQRNIILPGLSPQMSRRLILEAMEFLQRRSLIERQASCFSLTPVLIEYIVERLIEENFQLSKDKDGYLFMSHTIFAEHLKNYIRDNGLNAEI, encoded by the coding sequence ATGGCAGCAGAGGATTCTCATCGCCTAGAAGAAGATTTTATCGAAGCTAAAAATAATTGGGAATTAGAAAAATTATACGTAGATTTAGCGTCAGCTAAAGGAAAAGCTTTGACACCTGTAGAAAAAAAATTTCTCAGAGGCCTGCTTTGTGGGTGTAGCCCTGCGGAAATTGCTAAGGTGGTATATCAAAGCGGGACTAGCAGTACAGTCAGAGTTTATCTATCTAACGGACTATATAAATATATAGAAGAAATGCTGAGTAATCAGGTGGGAGACTCAGTAAAAGTTAAAACTTGGAGTCGGGTGACTCAGTTGTTAGAAAAGGCAGGTTATAAAAAAGGTTGGTTTAACTTACAATCAGGGATTAGTCCAATAAAAGTCCACAAAGACATGGAGTTGGATTTATTAGCTCATCAATCAACCCAGTTAGAAAATAATTCTGAATCCATTACTAACAGTGTATTCTACGGGCGGCGGCAAGAACTAGCTCAAGTTCGAGCCTGGATTTTGCAAGAGCGCTGTCGGGTTGTAGTAATTTTAGGTATGGGTGGAATTGGTAAAACCGCTTTTTCAGTGAAGTTGGCAGAAGAGATTCAGGATGGATTTGAATATGTGATTTGGCGATCGCTCCAATTTGCACCGCCTTTAGAGGTACTCTTAGATCAACTGATTCAACTGATATCTCCAGCATCTCATACCAATAGTGCAGAAACCGTAGAAAGTAAAATTTCGCAACTGATTGATTGTTTGCGCTCTTATCGGTGTTTGATTGTCTTAGATCGGGTTGACTCGATTTTAGGCTGTGGCGATAATGACGGTCTACAAGAATATCCTACACTGACAACTAACAGCGCGGGTATACAAAATTTGCTTACACCGCTAATTACCCCAATTCGATATCGTCGCGGATATGAGGGTTACGGCGAGTTAATTAGAAGATTAGGCGATTTACCACATCAAAGCTGTGTAGTATTTACTAGTCGAGAAAAACCTCAAGAAATTGCTGCTTTGGAAGGAGAAGAATTACCTGTTCGTTCTCTAAAATTAACTGGTTTAAATCCAGAAGAAAGTATTTTAATTCTTAAAGCTAAAGGCTTAACCAACAAATCTTCACCAGAAGAATGTCAAGTTTTAATTGAGCGATATGCAGGAAATCCGCTATTTATTAAATTTGTAACGACAACAATTCAAGAATTATTTGATGGCAATATAGCTGAGTTTATCGAACAGGGAACGATAGTTTTTGGCGACATACGCACTACTTTTGACCAGCAATTTAATCGTTTGTCTCAGTTAGAAAAACACTTATTATATTGGTTATCACTGCATCCAAATTTTATTTCTGTGAGAGATTTACAAAGAAATATTATTCTCCCAGGATTATCGCCGCAAATGTCGCGGAGATTAATCTTGGAGGCTATGGAATTCTTACAAAGACGTTCTTTAATTGAACGACAAGCATCCTGCTTTTCTCTGACTCCAGTTTTGATTGAGTATATAGTTGAACGATTAATTGAAGAAAACTTTCAATTAAGCAAAGATAAAGATGGTTACTTATTCATGAGCCATACAATTTTTGCAGAACACCTGAAGAATTATATTAGAGATAATGGACTGAATGCGGAGATTTAA
- a CDS encoding acetylglutamate kinase — protein MVNDTEYIRQAEATRVQVLSEALPYIQQFAGRTVVVKYGGAAMKDSTLKDKVIRDIVFLSCVGLRPILVHGGGPEINSWLDKLGIEAQFKNGLRVTDAPTMDVVEMVLVGRVNKEIVELINQAGGLAVGLCGKDGNLITARPQGQEGIGFVGEVSNVNIKILETLASNGYIPVVSSVAADETGQAYNINADTVAGEIAAALGAEKLILLTDTRGILKDYKDPSTLIPKVDIPEARDLINNGVVSGGMIPKVNCCVRSLAQGVKAAHIIDGRIPHALLLEIFTDVGIGTMILSSQFRS, from the coding sequence ATGGTCAACGATACTGAGTACATCAGGCAAGCCGAAGCCACTCGTGTACAAGTGCTAAGTGAAGCGCTACCTTATATTCAACAATTCGCCGGTCGCACTGTCGTTGTGAAATATGGTGGCGCGGCCATGAAAGATAGCACCCTCAAAGATAAAGTTATCCGCGATATTGTTTTCTTATCTTGCGTTGGCTTGCGGCCAATTCTCGTCCACGGTGGCGGGCCAGAAATTAACAGTTGGCTAGATAAACTGGGAATTGAAGCGCAATTTAAGAATGGTTTGCGAGTCACTGATGCGCCCACAATGGATGTGGTGGAAATGGTATTGGTAGGGCGCGTTAATAAAGAAATTGTCGAACTGATTAACCAAGCTGGTGGCTTGGCTGTAGGCCTGTGCGGTAAAGATGGTAACTTAATCACAGCCCGTCCCCAAGGCCAAGAAGGTATAGGCTTTGTCGGGGAAGTCAGCAATGTCAATATCAAAATTTTGGAAACTTTGGCTAGTAATGGCTATATTCCCGTTGTCTCAAGTGTCGCCGCCGACGAAACAGGACAAGCCTACAACATTAACGCCGATACTGTAGCTGGAGAAATAGCAGCAGCATTAGGGGCGGAAAAGTTAATTTTACTGACTGACACCAGAGGCATTTTAAAAGATTACAAAGATCCGTCAACTTTGATTCCGAAAGTAGATATTCCCGAAGCCAGGGATTTGATTAACAACGGTGTTGTCAGTGGGGGGATGATTCCCAAAGTAAATTGTTGTGTGCGATCGCTTGCTCAAGGAGTCAAAGCCGCCCATATTATTGATGGTCGCATTCCCCACGCTTTACTATTAGAAATCTTTACCGACGTTGGTATTGGGACAATGATTCTCAGTTCTCAGTTTAGATCGTAA
- a CDS encoding shikimate kinase, giving the protein MSSLLQGVNLYLIGMMGSGKTTVGRLLAKHLGYGFVDTDDVIVQAAGKSINQVFAESGEAAFRQLESDVLAQVCAFTKLTIATGGGIVLRQENWGYLHHGLIVWLDAPVDLLYSRLQEDTTRPLLQDVDPQGKLRSLLEQRQPLYSQADLQISISARETPEAIATRVIEAIPSVMKKPVSHQN; this is encoded by the coding sequence GTGAGTAGCTTATTGCAAGGAGTAAACCTGTACTTAATCGGGATGATGGGTAGCGGTAAGACAACAGTAGGACGCTTACTAGCCAAGCATCTAGGTTATGGATTTGTAGATACTGATGATGTGATTGTCCAAGCAGCCGGAAAATCTATCAATCAGGTGTTTGCTGAGTCAGGTGAGGCGGCGTTTCGTCAGTTAGAAAGTGATGTTTTAGCACAAGTTTGTGCCTTTACCAAGTTAACTATAGCCACTGGTGGGGGTATAGTTTTACGACAAGAAAATTGGGGTTACTTGCACCACGGTTTGATTGTTTGGTTAGATGCGCCAGTAGATTTACTTTATAGCCGCTTGCAAGAGGATACCACAAGACCATTACTGCAAGATGTCGATCCTCAAGGTAAATTGCGATCGCTTCTCGAACAACGACAACCGCTTTATTCTCAAGCCGATTTGCAAATCAGCATCAGCGCTAGGGAAACACCAGAAGCAATTGCGACGAGAGTGATTGAAGCTATACCCAGCGTGATGAAAAAGCCTGTTTCTCACCAAAATTAA
- a CDS encoding phycobilisome degradation protein NblA, translating into MNQPIKLSLEQEFSLRSFADQVQYMSQEQAQAFLLKLYEQMLIQETTYKELLKQEWKLDSDAVSG; encoded by the coding sequence ATGAATCAGCCCATCAAATTATCTTTAGAACAAGAATTTAGCCTGAGAAGCTTTGCTGACCAAGTGCAGTATATGTCTCAGGAACAAGCCCAGGCATTTTTGCTCAAACTATACGAGCAGATGTTGATCCAGGAAACAACTTACAAGGAATTGCTGAAGCAGGAGTGGAAACTAGATTCAGATGCAGTCTCTGGGTAA
- a CDS encoding 3-octaprenyl-4-hydroxybenzoate carboxy-lyase: protein MGRMSKSTTNKVLNNTLPLILGVSGASGLIYAVRALKFLLEADYQIELVASRSTYMVWQSEQDIRMPAEPPAQEQFWREQAGVSVSGKLRCHPWSDVGAGIASGSFRTLGMIVMPCSMSTVAKLAVGLSSDLLERAADVQIKEGRKLVIVPRETPFSLIHLRNLTALAETGVRVVPAIPAWYHKPETIEDLVDFVVARALDQLDIDCIPIQRWQGRR from the coding sequence ATGGGGAGGATGAGTAAATCCACGACAAATAAAGTGTTGAATAATACTCTTCCTTTAATTCTCGGCGTATCAGGTGCATCCGGTCTGATTTACGCCGTTCGTGCCCTGAAATTTCTGCTAGAAGCAGATTATCAAATTGAACTGGTGGCCTCCAGATCGACCTATATGGTTTGGCAATCAGAGCAGGATATCCGAATGCCAGCTGAACCCCCAGCTCAAGAGCAATTTTGGCGCGAGCAAGCTGGAGTAAGTGTCTCTGGTAAACTACGCTGCCATCCTTGGAGTGATGTTGGCGCTGGCATTGCTAGCGGCTCCTTTCGTACCTTAGGTATGATTGTCATGCCATGTAGTATGAGTACCGTGGCCAAATTAGCAGTTGGTTTGAGTTCTGACTTACTAGAACGAGCAGCGGATGTACAAATCAAAGAAGGTCGAAAGTTGGTAATTGTTCCCCGTGAAACTCCTTTCAGCCTGATTCATCTGCGTAATTTAACCGCCTTAGCAGAAACGGGTGTGAGAGTCGTGCCAGCAATTCCTGCTTGGTATCATAAACCAGAAACAATAGAGGATTTAGTTGATTTTGTAGTTGCTCGCGCTTTAGATCAACTAGATATTGACTGTATTCCCATTCAGCGATGGCAAGGTCGTCGTTAA
- a CDS encoding iron permease FTR1 has translation MNFSTALPTFVITLREGVEAALVVGIVLALLKKAKQSRLNSWVYAGVGVGIVVSALIGVLFSWVIQALGAVNPQYTSVVEPMLEGIFSVLAIIMLSWMLLWMTKQAKVMKATVEGAVTEALTQNSNAGWGVFSLILIAVIREGFETVLFIAANFQQGFMPAIGAIAGLITAIAIGVLLFKWGVKINIRQFFQVMGVLLVLIVAGLVVSALKHFDESVANLALSSRATESLCFYYERFTKVHSCILGPMVWNTSKILPDEQLPGIILKTLFGYRENLYLVQAVGYLTFLLTVGGAYFRSITGSSPQNTKSIKSAQKPIAPVKD, from the coding sequence ATGAATTTTAGTACTGCCTTACCTACTTTTGTAATTACACTCCGAGAAGGAGTAGAAGCAGCCTTAGTTGTGGGAATTGTGCTGGCGCTACTGAAAAAAGCCAAACAATCTCGTCTCAATTCTTGGGTATATGCTGGTGTTGGTGTTGGTATTGTTGTCAGTGCGCTGATCGGTGTACTTTTTAGCTGGGTAATTCAAGCATTAGGTGCAGTTAATCCTCAATATACCTCTGTAGTTGAACCAATGCTAGAAGGTATATTCAGCGTATTAGCAATTATTATGCTCAGCTGGATGCTGCTGTGGATGACTAAGCAAGCCAAAGTTATGAAGGCTACAGTTGAGGGAGCAGTAACAGAAGCGCTAACCCAAAATTCAAATGCAGGTTGGGGTGTTTTTAGCTTAATTTTAATTGCAGTTATTCGCGAAGGTTTTGAAACTGTTCTATTTATTGCTGCTAATTTTCAACAAGGCTTTATGCCTGCTATAGGTGCTATTGCTGGTTTAATAACAGCAATTGCCATTGGAGTACTTTTATTTAAATGGGGCGTCAAAATCAATATTCGCCAATTTTTCCAAGTAATGGGCGTATTATTAGTTTTGATAGTTGCTGGTTTAGTAGTTTCAGCTTTAAAACACTTTGACGAATCTGTGGCTAATCTTGCTCTTAGCAGTCGTGCTACAGAAAGCCTGTGTTTCTATTACGAACGTTTTACTAAAGTTCACTCTTGTATTTTAGGGCCAATGGTTTGGAATACTTCTAAAATCTTGCCCGACGAACAACTTCCTGGCATTATTCTCAAAACTTTGTTTGGCTATCGAGAAAATCTTTACCTCGTACAAGCAGTAGGTTACTTAACATTTTTGCTTACCGTCGGCGGTGCTTACTTCCGCAGTATAACTGGTAGTTCTCCGCAAAATACCAAAAGTATTAAATCTGCACAAAAACCCATCGCTCCAGTAAAAGATTAG